One segment of Nitrospira sp. DNA contains the following:
- a CDS encoding N-acetylmuramoyl-L-alanine amidase gives MVPSHGEPGLLPSIVRLLRTCLLLSVAWCLAGAIAAANTDMPTAPAWPDMPQVAGETTSPHFLLIKQEQAGSSRYPIVIRDLRTWSTPEGTRLVLDLNHKASFTDTHIRNPDRVVIEVSNAILGKSSRQRVSGGTIPQVFQIAQSRPRVVTITLPRTQGLKYKVFSLDNPDRLVVDISHKAKDQVRQIGETSTTSPSAPAVALPTPPTIPSPTVTEPVRPTAPKPAHQTQTIVIDPGHGGKDPGTIGQHGTTEKDVTLKVGLLLKDLLATLPNTRVLMTRDRDAFIELEDRAKFANGKDADLFISIHVNSHPHKGVRGLEIYHFGEAKDQRALEVAARENGTPLNSTGVGWEYIVADLLTSKKIEHSQELAWTAKQAMVTNLNGRYSTIDHGVKTAPFYVLRFTTMPSILAEIAFMSNPAEEDQMRSQPFLAHIAESIFEGVKTYLRTNPPR, from the coding sequence ATGGTACCTTCTCACGGGGAGCCTGGACTCCTGCCCTCCATCGTCCGACTGCTCCGCACCTGCCTCCTCCTGAGCGTGGCCTGGTGTTTGGCGGGCGCAATCGCTGCCGCGAACACCGACATGCCGACTGCGCCGGCTTGGCCGGACATGCCGCAGGTCGCAGGGGAAACGACTTCCCCGCACTTCCTCCTCATCAAACAGGAACAGGCCGGCAGCTCACGCTACCCTATTGTCATCCGCGATCTTCGCACCTGGTCGACTCCCGAGGGCACACGCCTGGTCCTTGACCTGAATCACAAGGCCTCCTTCACCGACACGCACATACGGAACCCTGACCGCGTCGTCATTGAGGTCAGTAACGCCATCCTGGGAAAATCTTCACGGCAACGCGTCTCGGGCGGCACCATTCCACAAGTGTTTCAGATTGCACAAAGTCGGCCCCGAGTCGTGACCATTACCCTGCCACGCACGCAGGGCCTCAAGTATAAAGTCTTCTCCCTGGACAATCCGGACCGCCTTGTCGTCGACATCTCTCACAAGGCGAAGGATCAAGTCCGGCAGATCGGTGAAACTTCAACCACCTCGCCGTCTGCCCCTGCTGTGGCGCTCCCGACGCCCCCGACGATTCCGAGTCCCACAGTCACCGAACCGGTCCGGCCAACAGCTCCCAAACCGGCACACCAGACCCAGACGATCGTGATCGATCCTGGACATGGCGGGAAAGACCCCGGCACCATCGGGCAGCATGGCACAACCGAAAAGGACGTCACGCTGAAAGTTGGTCTCCTGCTGAAGGATCTACTCGCGACCTTGCCTAACACGCGCGTGCTCATGACCCGCGATCGGGACGCATTTATCGAGTTGGAAGACCGGGCCAAGTTTGCGAACGGCAAAGACGCCGACCTGTTCATTTCGATCCATGTCAACTCACACCCGCACAAGGGCGTGCGCGGATTGGAGATCTATCACTTCGGAGAAGCGAAGGACCAACGGGCGTTGGAAGTCGCGGCACGGGAAAACGGCACGCCGCTGAACAGTACCGGCGTCGGCTGGGAATATATCGTCGCCGACCTCTTGACCTCGAAAAAAATCGAACACTCCCAGGAACTCGCCTGGACCGCCAAACAGGCCATGGTGACGAATCTGAACGGGCGCTATAGCACGATCGATCATGGTGTCAAAACAGCGCCGTTTTACGTGCTTCGATTTACGACCATGCCCAGCATCCTCGCTGAAATCGCCTTTATGTCGAATCCTGCCGAAGAAGATCAGATGCGCTCCCAACCCTTCCTGGCCCACATCGCCGAATCGATCTTTGAAGGGGTCAAGACGTACCTCCGCACCAATCCGCCCAGGTGA
- a CDS encoding efflux transporter outer membrane subunit produces MTCSTDRQPHTPAEQPWACPFTSIAAAGVLLLALGLPACSTFPAVDLSPPYEPAQFVVPDSWHGSSPFVQATPSDGELRQDWWKLFNDPVLDRLEAQALTANPDLQAAAERFVQSRDAMMKARSQYLPRVGLGFDASDNRQSLHRLFRAPDSPLEESSVAAGGIASWEPDFWSALRNATRVEIYRAEERAADFGLARLSLQAEVAANYFALRGLDAQDAIYTQSIALYTQSLELVNAQFIGQIASALDVARVESLLFSTETRRAQIQGQRQVLEQAIAILLNMAPAAFKIEPVNDLKMATFTIPQTLPSTLLERRPDIAAMERRMAQANRTIGIARAAFYPNVSFRLGGGFEDEAFSLFSLANSFWSYGSSVSLPLFQGGYRRAQLQQSWSAYRETEDRYRSTVLNAFREVENNLSLTNRLTLAANRQDAAVGATLKTQDLTMELYQGGLASSLELIYAQVAMLTARIESVQIKAELLRTSVALIRSLGGGWNRDQLPTDDEIQPFGTFQYVNLDKPPSVRGIDVNAENNWVHNDLTKRPVPLRPRP; encoded by the coding sequence ATGACATGCTCCACAGACAGGCAACCTCACACACCAGCCGAACAGCCCTGGGCCTGCCCATTCACAAGCATAGCCGCTGCCGGCGTGCTGCTGCTGGCGCTCGGCCTCCCGGCCTGTAGTACGTTTCCAGCCGTCGATCTCTCGCCTCCCTATGAGCCGGCTCAGTTCGTCGTTCCCGACTCATGGCACGGGTCGAGCCCCTTCGTACAGGCGACACCGTCTGACGGCGAGTTGCGCCAGGATTGGTGGAAGCTGTTTAACGATCCGGTTCTGGATAGGTTGGAAGCGCAGGCGTTGACCGCGAACCCAGACCTACAGGCCGCCGCCGAACGATTTGTGCAGTCCCGCGATGCGATGATGAAAGCCCGGTCGCAATACCTCCCTCGCGTCGGATTGGGATTTGATGCGAGCGACAATCGACAGTCACTCCACCGCTTGTTTCGCGCTCCAGACAGTCCACTGGAAGAATCGAGCGTGGCCGCCGGCGGGATCGCATCCTGGGAACCCGACTTCTGGTCGGCACTTCGCAACGCGACACGCGTGGAGATCTATCGCGCCGAAGAACGGGCCGCTGATTTCGGACTCGCGCGGCTGAGCCTGCAAGCGGAAGTCGCGGCAAACTATTTTGCGTTACGCGGCCTCGACGCGCAGGATGCGATTTACACCCAATCGATCGCGCTCTACACCCAGTCGTTGGAACTCGTCAACGCGCAGTTCATCGGCCAGATTGCATCGGCACTCGACGTCGCCCGCGTGGAGTCTCTCCTGTTCAGCACCGAAACGAGACGGGCCCAGATACAAGGCCAACGCCAAGTGCTGGAGCAGGCAATCGCCATCCTGCTCAATATGGCGCCTGCAGCCTTCAAGATCGAGCCGGTCAACGATCTCAAGATGGCCACATTCACCATCCCGCAAACGCTTCCGTCTACGCTACTGGAGCGCCGGCCGGATATCGCCGCGATGGAACGCCGAATGGCGCAAGCTAACCGCACGATTGGTATTGCGCGGGCCGCGTTTTACCCCAATGTCTCGTTTCGGCTCGGCGGCGGGTTTGAAGATGAGGCCTTCAGTCTCTTCTCACTCGCGAATAGTTTCTGGTCCTACGGGTCAAGCGTGTCGCTGCCGCTTTTCCAAGGCGGGTATCGTCGCGCGCAATTGCAGCAATCCTGGTCTGCCTATCGCGAGACGGAGGATCGATATCGATCGACGGTGCTCAATGCGTTTCGCGAGGTCGAGAACAATTTGAGCCTGACCAACCGGTTGACCCTCGCGGCCAACCGGCAGGACGCGGCGGTGGGAGCGACGCTCAAAACGCAAGACCTGACCATGGAATTGTATCAAGGTGGATTGGCCTCCAGCCTTGAGCTGATCTACGCCCAAGTCGCCATGCTGACCGCGCGGATTGAGTCGGTGCAGATCAAGGCCGAATTACTACGCACCTCGGTCGCGCTCATCCGTTCGCTTGGCGGAGGCTGGAACCGCGACCAATTACCGACGGATGACGAGATCCAGCCCTTCGGCACCTTCCAATATGTGAATCTCGATAAACCGCCATCGGTCCGCGGCATCGATGTCAACGCGGAGAATAACTGGGTCCATAATGATTTGACCAAACGGCCGGTGCCTTTACGGCCCCGACCATAG
- a CDS encoding TonB-dependent receptor: MWSLRALMVLCIGCWPGALGVFSAQAQQPTGDAGRTLVGIVQNQDLRRVSQATVEVKDQEGTVVVTAVANDAGEFTVELPAQGTYSVSARLEIYRSEYLILKSGAQPAGPVTLTLAKTHEISLEVVSPLAPIQYKASSETYALSRKEIEALPRGNNNDLQDVLLTIPSAVYGSLKQVHIRQDHANLQLRIDGVPIPDTVSSTFSDVLSPRAWDRADVILGGMEAQYGNKAAAVLDITTKSGTKPAFGSVQMMGGSNGTLNPSFEYGGTVGEKFRFYILNSHTATNRGIEPPTLGHSVFHGQSERNQTFIRGDYQHDNKNNFTWLFLNSVAKYQIPTTPGLELDPSGQMLPLLQAGRPGFAPVASQAINEFQKENNQYGHMVWRHDVNANNFFSLAGYMRHTRATFNTDPLNVLAYTADPTAPFSSADQDRNAYSTGLRFDYTYVHSKEHLIKAGFQLDRTQSVNKTRLFTFADDGAGNPTGDLLSLNADNRQIGYRQEFWIQDQWSPNDKWTFNLGLRGDAVQYLRNEGQVSPRLGATYKYDQSNVFHAFYGRMFTPPNLEAISFAKLNTLGTRAQPDDVTNNTVRAERAHYFEVGSYHALNRYATLQFTGWYKLSNFLSDAGQFGTTPLLNYFAFERGWQRGIDGALKLQLTDNLTARGNVAWGQCKGYGLQSGHFLLEAKEIADINSRGGVFCDHMQTLTSSAVVTYKFLERTTMTGQMLFASGLRTAENEDAKTNSIHSPSYTIYNLSIAHVFPLPWDGQKFLLGFDIINLLDQKYYINQGEGSIGLGVAHAGMPRSFFFRGQWFF, from the coding sequence ATGTGGTCACTCAGAGCATTGATGGTGTTGTGTATAGGCTGCTGGCCGGGCGCGCTCGGCGTCTTTTCTGCGCAAGCCCAGCAACCGACGGGGGATGCCGGTCGCACGCTGGTGGGCATTGTCCAGAACCAGGACCTCCGGCGCGTGTCCCAGGCCACCGTTGAGGTGAAGGATCAGGAAGGGACCGTGGTCGTGACAGCGGTGGCCAACGATGCGGGAGAATTTACGGTGGAGCTGCCGGCTCAGGGGACCTATTCCGTGAGCGCCCGGCTGGAAATCTACCGAAGCGAATATCTCATCCTCAAAAGTGGAGCGCAGCCCGCCGGACCGGTGACGCTGACGCTAGCCAAGACCCATGAAATCTCCCTTGAAGTGGTCTCGCCCCTGGCGCCGATTCAGTACAAGGCATCGAGCGAGACCTATGCACTCAGCCGGAAAGAGATCGAAGCCTTGCCGCGCGGCAACAATAACGATCTCCAGGATGTGCTGCTGACGATCCCCAGCGCGGTGTATGGGTCGCTCAAACAGGTGCATATCCGGCAGGACCACGCCAATTTGCAGCTGCGTATCGATGGTGTCCCGATCCCGGACACCGTCTCCTCCACGTTCTCGGATGTCCTCAGCCCGCGCGCCTGGGATCGAGCCGATGTCATTCTTGGCGGGATGGAGGCGCAGTACGGCAACAAGGCGGCGGCGGTGTTGGATATCACGACCAAAAGCGGGACCAAGCCGGCATTCGGATCGGTGCAGATGATGGGAGGCTCAAACGGGACGCTCAATCCGTCATTCGAATACGGCGGCACGGTCGGCGAAAAGTTCCGGTTCTATATTTTAAACAGCCACACGGCGACGAACCGCGGCATCGAGCCGCCGACGCTGGGTCATTCGGTGTTCCACGGACAGAGCGAGCGGAATCAAACCTTCATCCGCGGCGATTACCAACACGACAATAAGAATAACTTCACCTGGTTGTTCCTGAATTCCGTCGCGAAGTATCAAATTCCCACGACGCCTGGTCTCGAACTTGATCCGAGCGGACAGATGTTGCCGCTCCTGCAGGCGGGGCGTCCAGGGTTTGCGCCGGTGGCCTCACAGGCCATCAATGAATTTCAGAAGGAGAACAATCAATACGGCCACATGGTCTGGCGGCATGACGTCAATGCGAATAACTTCTTCAGCTTGGCCGGGTACATGCGACACACGCGTGCCACGTTCAACACCGATCCGCTCAACGTGCTGGCCTACACGGCCGATCCGACGGCGCCGTTTTCGTCCGCCGATCAGGATCGCAATGCCTACTCGACGGGCCTGCGATTCGATTACACCTACGTGCATAGCAAGGAGCATCTCATCAAGGCCGGCTTCCAGCTCGATCGCACGCAGTCGGTGAACAAGACTCGGCTCTTTACCTTTGCCGATGACGGGGCGGGGAATCCAACCGGCGATCTGCTCAGTCTGAACGCCGACAATCGCCAGATTGGCTATCGGCAGGAATTTTGGATTCAAGATCAGTGGAGCCCCAACGACAAGTGGACGTTCAACCTCGGCCTGCGCGGCGATGCCGTACAGTATCTGCGGAACGAGGGCCAGGTCAGTCCGCGACTGGGTGCTACGTATAAGTATGATCAGTCGAACGTGTTCCACGCGTTTTATGGCCGAATGTTCACGCCGCCGAACCTGGAAGCGATTTCGTTTGCGAAACTGAACACGCTCGGAACCAGGGCGCAGCCGGACGATGTGACGAACAACACCGTGCGGGCGGAGCGTGCGCATTATTTTGAAGTCGGCAGCTACCATGCGTTGAATCGCTATGCCACCTTGCAATTCACCGGCTGGTATAAGCTCAGCAACTTCCTGTCGGACGCCGGGCAATTCGGCACCACTCCGCTCTTGAATTATTTTGCGTTCGAGCGAGGCTGGCAACGCGGAATCGACGGCGCGTTAAAGTTGCAACTCACCGACAACCTGACGGCGCGCGGCAACGTGGCTTGGGGGCAATGTAAAGGGTATGGCTTGCAGTCGGGGCATTTCCTATTGGAAGCGAAGGAGATTGCCGACATCAATTCGCGTGGTGGGGTGTTCTGCGATCACATGCAGACCCTGACCAGTTCGGCCGTCGTGACCTACAAGTTCCTGGAACGGACGACGATGACCGGCCAGATGTTGTTCGCGTCGGGCTTGCGGACCGCCGAAAATGAAGACGCGAAGACCAATTCCATCCACAGCCCGTCCTATACGATTTACAACCTGTCCATTGCCCATGTGTTTCCGCTGCCGTGGGACGGACAGAAGTTCTTGCTGGGATTCGACATCATCAATCTGTTGGATCAGAAGTATTACATCAATCAAGGCGAGGGGAGCATCGGACTGGGTGTGGCCCATGCGGGGATGCCGAGATCGTTCTTCTTCCGTGGCCAATGGTTCTTCTAG
- a CDS encoding efflux RND transporter periplasmic adaptor subunit translates to MLKLLHQRSGVLSGFFLLLVYLCYRIYESNVDATTLRKQTLEDTVPTVAVTYPTPVPPTETISLPGNIQAWFEAPIYAQVSGYVKMWYKDYGALVKKGDILAEINAPALDAQYAQAKADLAAEQAKYALADLTAKRWVALRKNHAVSEQSISVQEANAKAEAARVKASEQNVKNFEALIQFKTIVAPYDGVVTVRNINVGDYINKEGNISNRSSITNLFTVADVSMLRLFVNVPASFGAFLKPGLTADVTVPQLPDRHFTAKFLTVARGFDVSTRTAVTVFTIDNEDRALWPGSYAQVHLTAPVDRNALTIPSTALVFQEHGTQVAVVTEDDRVHLKPITVSKLMDNAVEVAGGLSSQDRVVNNPSAALLEGDKVRVVTPAPGYDLVGSTTPVTKDPSSK, encoded by the coding sequence ATGCTGAAGCTTCTGCATCAACGTTCCGGAGTCCTTTCAGGGTTCTTTTTGCTCCTGGTTTATCTCTGCTATCGAATCTATGAGAGCAATGTCGACGCCACGACCTTGCGCAAGCAGACGCTGGAGGACACCGTTCCCACGGTGGCAGTCACCTACCCGACGCCGGTGCCGCCGACTGAAACCATCAGCCTCCCCGGAAATATTCAGGCCTGGTTCGAAGCGCCGATCTATGCGCAGGTCTCCGGCTACGTCAAGATGTGGTACAAGGACTACGGCGCCCTGGTGAAAAAGGGCGACATCCTCGCCGAAATCAACGCGCCGGCCCTCGATGCCCAGTATGCCCAGGCCAAAGCGGATCTCGCTGCAGAACAAGCCAAGTATGCCCTTGCCGACCTGACGGCGAAACGCTGGGTCGCGCTGCGCAAAAATCACGCGGTCTCCGAACAATCGATCTCCGTGCAGGAAGCCAACGCGAAGGCCGAAGCGGCCAGGGTCAAGGCGTCGGAACAGAACGTGAAGAATTTTGAGGCGCTGATTCAATTCAAAACCATCGTCGCGCCCTATGACGGTGTCGTGACGGTCCGCAACATCAATGTCGGCGACTACATCAATAAGGAAGGGAACATCAGTAATCGGAGTTCCATCACCAATCTCTTTACCGTGGCCGACGTCAGCATGCTGCGGCTGTTTGTCAACGTACCGGCATCCTTCGGGGCCTTTCTCAAACCGGGGCTGACGGCCGACGTGACGGTGCCGCAACTGCCCGATCGTCATTTCACCGCGAAATTCCTCACGGTCGCCCGCGGATTTGATGTCAGCACCCGCACTGCGGTGACGGTCTTCACGATCGACAACGAAGACCGGGCCTTGTGGCCAGGGTCCTATGCCCAAGTTCATCTCACCGCGCCGGTCGACCGGAATGCGCTCACCATTCCCTCCACTGCGTTAGTGTTCCAAGAGCATGGCACACAGGTGGCAGTGGTGACGGAGGACGACCGTGTGCATCTGAAACCCATCACGGTAAGCAAGCTCATGGATAATGCCGTCGAGGTGGCAGGAGGCCTATCCAGCCAGGACCGCGTCGTGAATAACCCGAGCGCCGCATTGCTGGAGGGCGACAAGGTCCGCGTCGTCACGCCGGCGCCCGGTTACGACCTCGTGGGGAGCACGACGCCAGTCACGAAGGACCCATCTTCGAAATGA
- the truA gene encoding tRNA pseudouridine(38-40) synthase TruA: MTTFKLVLEYDGTHYAGWQRQPNAPTVQETVEQALSAIAQTRLTVVGAGRTDAGVHALGQVASFRTDRGLSEREWVRALNAHLPADISALSVVAVTDAFHARYSAKGKLYEYHLLNRRERAPLLRERAWMLYKPLDLAAMKDAAACLIGNQDFSSFETAPTDNDNPQCHLQQAELRRQGDLIICAFYADRFLKQMVRSIVGTLVEVGQGKRTASDMLRLLAARARAAAGRTAPAHGLYLVRVDYTDTSIPDLP, encoded by the coding sequence ATGACCACATTTAAACTCGTCCTCGAGTATGACGGGACGCACTATGCCGGCTGGCAACGGCAACCGAACGCGCCGACCGTCCAGGAGACGGTGGAGCAGGCATTGTCGGCGATCGCCCAGACACGGCTCACGGTCGTCGGGGCCGGCCGCACCGATGCCGGCGTGCATGCCTTAGGGCAGGTCGCCAGCTTTCGAACCGATCGCGGTCTGTCGGAACGCGAGTGGGTACGCGCCCTGAACGCCCACCTCCCTGCCGATATCAGCGCCCTGTCGGTCGTCGCGGTCACCGATGCGTTTCATGCGCGCTACTCCGCGAAAGGGAAGCTGTACGAATACCATCTGCTGAATCGTCGGGAACGCGCGCCGCTGCTCCGCGAACGCGCCTGGATGCTCTACAAGCCGCTGGACCTGGCCGCCATGAAAGACGCCGCCGCCTGCCTGATCGGAAACCAGGATTTTTCCTCCTTCGAAACCGCCCCGACCGATAACGACAACCCACAATGCCACCTGCAACAGGCAGAGCTCCGTCGACAGGGCGACCTCATCATCTGTGCGTTCTATGCCGACCGGTTTCTCAAGCAAATGGTCCGCTCGATCGTGGGCACCTTGGTCGAGGTGGGACAGGGCAAACGCACGGCATCCGATATGCTTAGGCTGCTAGCAGCGCGCGCCAGAGCCGCCGCAGGTCGAACCGCTCCCGCCCATGGGTTGTACCTGGTTCGAGTGGACTATACCGACACGTCCATCCCCGATCTCCCGTAA
- a CDS encoding 3-deoxy-7-phosphoheptulonate synthase: MTRPIDNQHVIEIKPLPSPRDVKTKLPIGDEVSELVFQTRQAIRNILHGRDNDRLIVIVGPCSIHDPAAAYEYADRLKPVAEAVRDKLLVVMRTYFEKPRTTVGWKGLINDPHLDGTCEIAQGIQLARTILLNINGKGLPCATELLDPVTPQYIADLLSWTAIGARTTESQIHREMASGLSMPVGFKNGTEGSLQVAINAMITSRSPHHFVGVNADGVTSIIKTTGNPDHHIVLRGGGGRTNYSVEDIARAETAVASEGLARGVMVDCSHDNSGKNHQRQVEVAGDVLKQFQQGRRSIMGLMLESHLQGGRQSWDPNKALTYGMSITDSCLAWSDTEALLYGMAESLATKTV; the protein is encoded by the coding sequence ATGACCAGGCCGATCGATAACCAGCACGTCATAGAGATTAAACCGCTACCCTCGCCCCGCGATGTCAAAACGAAACTGCCGATCGGAGACGAGGTATCCGAGTTGGTTTTTCAGACGCGACAGGCGATCCGGAACATCCTGCATGGCCGCGATAATGACCGGCTGATCGTGATCGTCGGCCCTTGCTCGATTCATGACCCTGCGGCCGCCTACGAATATGCCGACCGGCTCAAACCGGTCGCCGAGGCCGTGCGCGACAAATTGCTGGTCGTCATGCGGACCTACTTCGAAAAACCTCGAACGACAGTCGGCTGGAAGGGTTTGATCAACGACCCCCACCTGGACGGGACCTGCGAGATTGCCCAGGGCATTCAACTGGCCCGGACCATTTTGTTGAATATCAACGGCAAGGGCCTGCCATGCGCCACTGAACTCCTCGATCCGGTCACGCCACAATATATTGCCGACCTCCTGAGCTGGACCGCCATCGGTGCGCGCACCACGGAAAGCCAGATTCACCGGGAAATGGCCAGCGGCCTCTCCATGCCGGTCGGCTTCAAGAACGGCACCGAAGGCAGCCTGCAAGTGGCCATCAATGCGATGATCACCAGCCGCAGCCCGCACCATTTTGTCGGCGTGAATGCCGACGGCGTCACCTCCATCATTAAAACCACCGGCAACCCCGATCATCACATTGTGCTGCGCGGCGGGGGTGGGCGCACCAACTACAGCGTCGAAGACATCGCCCGCGCTGAAACCGCCGTCGCGAGCGAAGGGCTGGCCCGTGGCGTAATGGTTGACTGCTCGCACGACAACTCCGGCAAGAATCACCAACGGCAGGTCGAAGTCGCCGGCGACGTCCTCAAGCAATTTCAGCAGGGCCGGCGGTCCATCATGGGCCTCATGCTGGAAAGTCACCTGCAGGGGGGCCGGCAGAGCTGGGATCCGAACAAGGCCTTGACCTACGGCATGTCCATCACCGATTCCTGTCTGGCCTGGAGCGACACCGAAGCGTTGCTCTATGGCATGGCCGAGTCCCTCGCGACCAAGACGGTGTAG
- a CDS encoding TatD family hydrolase, with product MLIDTHTHLDDARYESDREAMIARAREAGVDTMITIGCDLATSRSAVALAGHYPFVYASIGVHPHEVKHIADNWYDELRQLARDNKVVAYGEIGLDYHYNHSDPELQRRRFREQIQLARELKLPVIIHTREAQDDTIRILKEERASEIGGVFHCFSGDAWLAKDALELGFYLSFSGILTFQNATMLRDIARTVPADRLLIETDCPYLTPIPHRGKRNEPAYVKYVAETLATITPHGGGMTAEDIGRLTSDNARRLFKIP from the coding sequence ATGCTGATCGACACCCATACCCATCTCGACGATGCGCGCTACGAATCCGACCGCGAGGCCATGATCGCCAGGGCGCGAGAGGCCGGGGTGGACACCATGATTACGATCGGCTGTGACCTCGCGACCAGCCGATCGGCGGTTGCCCTCGCCGGTCACTACCCGTTTGTGTATGCCTCGATCGGCGTCCATCCCCACGAGGTGAAACACATCGCGGACAATTGGTATGACGAACTGCGGCAGTTGGCCCGGGACAACAAGGTCGTGGCCTACGGCGAGATCGGCCTCGATTATCACTACAACCATTCCGATCCGGAGCTCCAGCGCCGCCGCTTCCGCGAACAGATTCAATTGGCCAGGGAGCTGAAACTTCCGGTCATCATCCACACGCGCGAGGCGCAGGACGATACCATCCGTATTTTGAAGGAAGAACGCGCTTCAGAGATCGGCGGGGTCTTTCACTGCTTTTCCGGAGACGCCTGGCTGGCGAAAGATGCGCTGGAGCTGGGATTCTACCTGTCGTTTTCCGGTATTCTGACGTTTCAGAACGCGACTATGCTGCGGGACATCGCCAGGACTGTGCCGGCCGACCGGCTGCTCATCGAAACCGATTGCCCGTACCTCACCCCGATTCCCCATCGCGGGAAACGGAACGAACCCGCCTATGTGAAATACGTCGCCGAGACGCTGGCCACGATCACACCCCACGGTGGCGGCATGACGGCGGAGGACATCGGCCGACTCACCAGCGACAACGCGCGCCGACTGTTCAAAATTCCCTGA
- a CDS encoding NYN domain-containing protein: protein MATHLLVDGYNLVGGAGMAGPSGSGRLEAARDALVRDLAGYRRRKGHAITVIFDGWQGGLGAEHREFQSGVEVVYSKRGERADQVVQRLARLYGRDCAVVSSDHEVANAARAAGAFVIGAPEFRAKLHERPSRAAALAFKELDRGEAEVVKRSKDKGGNPRKLPKSLRKRNQQLREF, encoded by the coding sequence ATGGCGACACATCTTCTTGTCGATGGATATAACCTGGTCGGTGGTGCTGGAATGGCGGGGCCCAGTGGGTCCGGTCGTCTGGAGGCGGCACGTGACGCGTTGGTCCGGGACCTGGCCGGCTACCGCCGCCGGAAGGGTCACGCGATCACCGTCATCTTCGACGGGTGGCAAGGAGGCCTGGGGGCTGAACACCGAGAGTTCCAGTCGGGCGTGGAGGTCGTGTATTCCAAGCGGGGCGAACGCGCCGATCAGGTGGTTCAACGGCTCGCGCGTTTGTATGGCAGGGATTGCGCGGTGGTGTCCTCGGATCATGAAGTGGCCAATGCAGCAAGGGCCGCCGGAGCGTTCGTTATTGGAGCGCCTGAGTTTCGTGCCAAGCTCCATGAGCGGCCGTCGAGGGCAGCTGCTCTCGCGTTCAAAGAATTGGATCGGGGTGAGGCCGAAGTGGTGAAACGGTCGAAGGACAAGGGCGGCAATCCCCGCAAGCTCCCCAAGTCGCTACGCAAACGCAACCAGCAACTCAGGGAATTTTGA